The DNA segment GGATCGTTCACCACCAGCGTTTTGGGATGCACGCGCTCCAGCAGATGCGTCGCGGTGATGTAGTTGAGGTCGAAAGGCGGATCCTGCCGCATCAGGATCACGTCGAAGCTGTCGAGCCGCACGCGCTCGCGCGGGCCCAGCGTGAAATGGTCGCCCTTCACGTCGCGCACTTCCACCGGCTCGACCGTGGCGAACACCTCGCCGTCGCGCATGGCGAGGCGATCGGGCGTGTAGAAGGAAAGCCGGTGGCCGCGCGCCTGCGCTTCCAGCATCAGGGCGAAGCCGGAATCGCCGGCGATGTTGATGCGCTCGATCGGGTCCGTCTGGATGGCGACATTGAGGGTCATGGGAATTCCGTCTCGGCGGAGGGCTCGGCCAGCGGAACGAACGCCGGCGCGGAAGCGAGGGTTTCAGCCCTCATGTAGTCGCTCCCGCGGGCGCGCGCCACTACGGCGGCACCGTGCTCATTCCGCCTCGAACGCGCCGGGCATATGCACGGGCACGCGACCGGGCGCGACCAGCACCACGTCGAGCCGCATGTCCATGCCGGCATAGTCGGGATGGCCGGCAAGAAACACCTCGGCCGCCCCTATGATCCGCTTGCGCTGGCGCGGCGAAATCGATTCGGCGGCCGCCGTCAGGCTGGCACGCGCCTTCACCTCGACGAAGATCAGCAGTTCCGACGTGCGGGCGATGAGGTCGATCTCCCCGCGCGCGGTGCGCACGCGCGTGGCGATCACCGTGAAGCCCTTGGCCTCCAAAAGCCGCGCCGCGCGTGCTTCGGCATCGACGCCGCGCGTAAAGGCGGCGCGCCGGGCCTCAGTCATCGCCGCCCCGGCCATCCTCATCGTTTTGCAAGGCCAGCGCGCGGGCATAAACGACGCGCTTGGGCACCCCCATTGCAGCCGCCACGGCACCCGCCGCATCCTTGACCGATAAGGTTGCGAGCGCGCGGCGCAAGGCCGCGTCGACATCCTTCTCGCCGGCTTCACCTTCCTGCGGCGCTCCCACGACGAGAACGATCTCGCCCTTGGGCGGCCCCACTTCGGCGTAATGTGCCGCCAGCAGGTCAAGCGGACCGCGCCGCACTTCCTCGAAGGTCTTGGTCAGCTCCCGGCACACCGCAGCCGGGCGCCCGCCCAGCACTTCGGCCAGGTCGGCCAGGCATTCGGGAAGCCGTGGTCCGGTTTCATAGACGACAAGTGTCGCCGGCAGGCTCTTAAGCTCGGCAATGCGGTTTCGCCGCGCGCCGCTCTTCACCGGAAGAAACCCTTCGAAGAAGAAGCGATCCGTGGGCAGCCCGGCCGACACCAGAGCCGCCAAACTAGCCGAGGCACCCGGTAGTGGCACCACCCGGTGCCCGGCCTCGATCGCCGCACCCACAAGCTTGTATCCGGGATCGGAGACCAGCGGCGTACCGGCATCCGACACCAGCGCCAGCACGGCCCCCTCCGCCAGGCGGGCCAGCAGGCGCGGGCGCACATGCTCCGCGTTGTGGTCGTGATAGACCTTCAAAGGCGTTTCGATGCCGTAACGATCCAGCAAACGCCTTGTCACCCGCGTATCCTCGCAGATGATGAGGTCTGCCCCGGCAAGCGTCGCCAGCGCGCGCAGCGTCACATCACCGAGGTTGCCGATCGGCGTCGCGACGACATAGAGGCCCGCCTCGGGTCGTGCCGCGACGATCTCTTGAGTGCCGATGCGGAAATGGCGGGGGCGGTCAGTGGATTCGGAAGCGTTCATGCGCTGGCATGTTAGAGCCAGAGGCGTGCGCCGTCATGCCCGCTGTCCCGATCGGCGGCGCTATTGGCGGCGGAACGCGTGGATATGTAGGCATTTTGATCGCACCTCCCCGGTGGTGACGTGACAGGACAGGCTGCTGCGGCCTAAAAGAACGGATGCGGCCCCCATAGGGGTGGACGCAACGGGGGTTCGCGAGCGCACCAGGCAATGAGCGAAGACGAGCATCCGGCTTCAAAGCGGCCCACTGGGCCGATCTTCGCCAGCGCCTCTCGCCGCGCCTTTCTGGTCATGGCGGGCGCGGCGACACTCGGCGCCTGCAGCTCGATGCCTGATTCGCCCCCGCCGCAGGCCTCGCTTCCCATCGACCCGCAGCCGGAAATGCCGCAGCAGCCCGCCAATTCGATCGGCACGGGCACGGTTCGGATCGGCCTGCTGCTTCCGCTTGGTGCCAGCGGCAACGCGGCAATCGCTGCGCAGTCGCTGCGCAATGCCGCCGAAATGGCGATGTCGGAGTTCACCGGCGCCAACATCCAGCTGCTGGTCAAGGACGATGGCGGCACCGCGCCCGGCGCACAGGCGGCCGCGCAGCAGGCGATCGACGAGGGCGCTCGAGCCATCATCGGTCCTGTCTTTGCCCACACCGTTGCCGCCGCTGGCCAGGTGGCGCGCCAGCGCGGGATTCCCCTGGTCGGATTTTCCACCGACACCAATGTGGCGGCCCAGGGCGTCTATCTGCTCAGCTTCCTGCCGCAGACCGATGTCGAGCGCGCGATCCGCTACGCCGCCTCGCGAGGGCGCCGCGGCTTCGTGGGCATCGTCCCGAACAACGCCTATGGCTCGGTCGTCGAGGCCGCCTTCCGGGAAACCGTGCCGGTCGCCGGCGGGCGGGTTCTGGGCCTGGAACGCTACGACACCGGCAGCGCGGCGAAATATGCCGAGGCCGCGCAGCGGGCCGCCGCTTCCGCGCAGCAGGCCGATGCGATTTTCCTGCCCGACGCGGCGGACGCGGTGCCCCAGCTGGTACAGGCGCTGGCCGCAGCAGGTGTGAACATGTCGGGGAAACAGCTCATCGGCACGGGGTTGTGGGACGACAAGAGGTTGTTCGCGTCCCCCGCCGTCGCGGGTGGCATCTTCGCCGCACCCGACCCGGCCGGCTTCCGGTCGTTTTCCGAGCGCTACCGCGCCCGTTTCGGCAAGGAACCCGTGCGCACGGCCACACTGGCCCATGACGGCGTGTCGCTCATGGCGGCGCTGGTCAATGCCGGTGGCGAGACGG comes from the Ancylobacter pratisalsi genome and includes:
- a CDS encoding YraN family protein, whose translation is MTEARRAAFTRGVDAEARAARLLEAKGFTVIATRVRTARGEIDLIARTSELLIFVEVKARASLTAAAESISPRQRKRIIGAAEVFLAGHPDYAGMDMRLDVVLVAPGRVPVHMPGAFEAE
- the rsmI gene encoding 16S rRNA (cytidine(1402)-2'-O)-methyltransferase; the protein is MNASESTDRPRHFRIGTQEIVAARPEAGLYVVATPIGNLGDVTLRALATLAGADLIICEDTRVTRRLLDRYGIETPLKVYHDHNAEHVRPRLLARLAEGAVLALVSDAGTPLVSDPGYKLVGAAIEAGHRVVPLPGASASLAALVSAGLPTDRFFFEGFLPVKSGARRNRIAELKSLPATLVVYETGPRLPECLADLAEVLGGRPAAVCRELTKTFEEVRRGPLDLLAAHYAEVGPPKGEIVLVVGAPQEGEAGEKDVDAALRRALATLSVKDAAGAVAAAMGVPKRVVYARALALQNDEDGRGGDD
- a CDS encoding penicillin-binding protein activator: MSEDEHPASKRPTGPIFASASRRAFLVMAGAATLGACSSMPDSPPPQASLPIDPQPEMPQQPANSIGTGTVRIGLLLPLGASGNAAIAAQSLRNAAEMAMSEFTGANIQLLVKDDGGTAPGAQAAAQQAIDEGARAIIGPVFAHTVAAAGQVARQRGIPLVGFSTDTNVAAQGVYLLSFLPQTDVERAIRYAASRGRRGFVGIVPNNAYGSVVEAAFRETVPVAGGRVLGLERYDTGSAAKYAEAAQRAAASAQQADAIFLPDAADAVPQLVQALAAAGVNMSGKQLIGTGLWDDKRLFASPAVAGGIFAAPDPAGFRSFSERYRARFGKEPVRTATLAHDGVSLMAALVNAGGETGITDAAIQNPSGFIGVDGIFRFRPDGTNQRGLAIMQIGNGASQIIDPAPRSFAQGM